One genomic window of Paramormyrops kingsleyae isolate MSU_618 chromosome 22, PKINGS_0.4, whole genome shotgun sequence includes the following:
- the LOC111856335 gene encoding myosin-9-like isoform X1 encodes MSDADKFLYVDRNLVNNPLVQADWATKKLVWVPSERLGFEAGSIKEERGDECVVELADSGKKITVNKDDIQKMNPPKFSKVEDMAELTCLNEASVLHNLKERYYSGLIYTYSGLFCVVINPYRNLPIYSEEIVEMYRGKKRHEMPPHIYAITDTAYRSMMQDREDQSILCTGESGAGKTENTKKVIQYLAHVASSHKTKKDQNASVLSHGELEKQLLQANPILEAFGNAKTVKNDNSSRFGKFIRINFDVNGYIVGANIETYLLEKSRAIRQAKDERTFHMFYYMLSGAGDKLRSELCLEGFNKYRFLSNGLVTIPGQQDKDLYTETMESMKIMSIPEDEQIGMLRVVSAVLQLGNISFKKERHSDQASMPDDTAAQKVCHLMGMNVTDFTRSILSPRIKVGRDYVQKAQTQEQAEFAVEALAKATYERLFRWLVMRINKALDKTKRQGASFIGILDIAGFEIFELNSFEQLCINYTNEKLQQLFNHTMFILEQEEYQREGIEWSFIDFGLDLQPCIDLIEKPASPPGILALLDEECWFPKATDKSFVEKVGQEQGTHPKFHKPKKLKDEADFCIMHYAGKVDYKADEWLMKNMDPLNDNVATLLNQSSDKFMSELWKDVDRIVGLDKVAGMSESIPGAFKTRKGMFRTVGQLYKEQLSKLMATLRNTNPNFVRCIIPNHEKKAGKLDPHLVLDQLRCNGVLEGIRICRQGFPNRIVFQEFRQRYEILTPNAIPKGFMDGKQACVLMIKALELDPNLYRIGQSKVFFRAGVLAHLEEERDMKITDVIITFQAWCRGYVARKAFAKRQQQLTAMKVIQRNCAAYLKLRNWQWWRLFTKVKPLLQVSRQEEEMQAKDEELLKIKEKHLNAERVMQEMEEKHMQLNAEKQALQEQLQAETELCAEAEEMRSRLASKKQELEEILHDLEARVEEEEERANHLQTEKKKMQQNITDLEQQLDEEEGARQKLQLEKVTLEAKMKKFEEDVMILDDQNNKLQKEKKLMEERVSEFTTNLAEEEEKSKSLQKLKNKHEAMITDLEDRLRKEEKLRQELEKNRRKLEGDSTEQSDQIAELQAQIAELRAQLAKKEEELQAALARIEEEAAQKNQAQKKIRELEAQLSELQEDLELEKVARAKAEKHRRDLAEELEALKTELEDTLDSTAAQQELRTKREMEVTHLKKTLEDDARVHEQQLMEVRQKHSQAFDELNEQLEQAKRNKVSVDKTKQALESERNDLTIEVQTLMSGKTESEQRRKKAEAQVQELQVKFVESEKSRTELSERMTKLQVELENANTLLSEADSKSIKALKDCSSVESQLQDIQELLTEETRQKLSQSTRLRQLEDEHHSLREQLEEEEEMKKNAEKQISALQTQLTDVKKKADQEASTLENTEEIRKRLQRDVEGITQRFDEKCSAYDKMEKTKTRLQQELDDLTVDQDHLRQIVSNLEKKQKKFDQMLAEEKSISSRYAEERDRAEAEAREKETRALALARELETLIDSKEEVERANKLLRAEMEDLVSSKDDVGKNVHELEKSKRGMEQQLEEMRTQLEELEDELQATEDAKLRLEVNMQAMKAQFERDLQGRDETGEEKKRQLVKQVREMEVELEDERKQRTIAVAARRKLEVDLKDLQAAIEAANKSREEALKQLKKLQAQMKDVLRELDDTRLSREEILALSKENEKKVKNMEADIIQLQEELAAAERMKRQAQLERDELQEEINSQAGKNSLNSEERRRLEARISELEEELEEEQNTLELLNDRMKKIQMQFDQANIELTTERSTSQRLEGARSQLDRQNKELKLKLQELENTVRGKYKASITSLEAKIVQLEEQLEMESRERQQANKTVRRTEKKLKEVILQVDDERRNSDQFKDQSEKMSNRMKQLKRQLEEAEDEAQRAHAYRRKLQRELEDATESADHMNREVSSLKSKLRGNLPFDFRKITRPRLESDEETETKGEPTEKPE; translated from the exons ACCTACTCGGGGCTCTTCTGCGTGGTGATCAACCCCTACAGGAACCTGCCCATCTACTCCGAGGAGATCGTCGAGATGTACAGGGGCAAGAAGAGGCACGAGATGCCCCCCCACATCTACGCCATTACAGACACAGCCTAccgcagcatgatgcagg ACCGCGAGGACCAGTCCATCCTCTGCAC AGGGGAATCGGGAGCTGGAAAGACGGAGAACACCAAGAAGGTCATCCAATACCTGGCTCACGTGGCCTCGTCCCACAAGACTAAGAAAGACCAG AACGCCAGCGTGCTGTCCCAT GGGGAGCTGGAGAAACAACTGCTGCAGGCCAACCCCATCCTAGAAGCCTTTGGTAATGCCAAGACAGTGAAGAATGACAACTCTTCACGATTC GGAAAATTCATCAGGATCAATTTCGACGTCAACGGTTACATAGTCGGAGCAAACATCGAGACCT ACTTACTGGAGAAGTCACGCGCCATTCGGCAGGCCAAGGACGAGAGGACATTTCACATGTTCTACTACATGCTGTCAGGAGCAGGGGACAAGTTACGCT CGGAGCTTTGTCTGGAGGGCTTCAACAAGTACCGCTTCCTGTCCAACGGTCTGGTGACCATCCCCGGTCAACAGGACAAGGACCTCTACACCGAGACCATGGAATCCATGAAGATCATGAGCATCCCAGAAGATGAGCAGATAG GAATGCTAAGGGTGGTATCAGCCGTGCTCCAGCTGGGGAACATATCCTTCAAGAAGGAACGTCACTCAGACCAGGCCTCCATGCCCGACGACACAG CCGCTCAGAAAGTCTGCCACCTGATGGGCATGAACGTGACCGACTTCACGCGCTCCATCCTGTCGCCGCGCATCAAGGTGGGCCGCGACTATGTGCAGAAGGCGCAGACGCAGGAGCAGGCCGAGTTCGCCGTGGAGGCTCTGGCCAAGGCCACCTACGAGCGCCTCTTCCGCTGGCTGGTCATGCGCATCAACAAGGCCCTGGACAAGACCAAGCGTCAGGGCGCCTCCTTCATCGGTATCCTGGACATTGCCGGCTTCGAGATCTTCGAG ttgaACTCGTTCGAGCAGCTGTGTATCAACTACACCAACGAGAAGCTGCAGCAGCTCTTCAACCACACCATGTTCATCCTGGAGCAGGAGGAGTACCAGCGGGAGGGCATCGAGTGGAGCTTCATCGACTTCGGCCTCGACCTGCAGCCCTGCATCGACCTCATCGAGAAGCCT GCCAGTCCCCCAGGTATCCTGGCCCTGCTGGACGAGGAGTGCTGGTTCCCCAAGGCCACAGACAAGAGCTTCGTGGAGAAGGTGGGCCAGGAACAGGGCACCCACCCCAAGTTCCACAAGCCCAAGAAACTGAAGGATGAAGCCGACTTCTGCATCATGCACTATGCCGGCAAG gtGGACTACAAGGCAGATGAGTGGCTGATGAAGaacatggaccctctgaatgacAACGTGGCCACGCTCCTTAACCAGTCCTCGGACAAGTTTATGTCTGAGCTGTGGAAAGACG tggatcGTATCGTGGGCCTGGACAAGGTGGCCGGCATGTCGGAGTCCATCCCCGGGGCCTTCAAGACACGCAAGGGCATGTTCCGCACGGTGGGCCAGCTCTACAAGGAGCAGCTGTCCAAGCTGATGGCCACGCTGAGGAACACAAACCCCAACTTCGTCCGCTGCATCATCCCCAACCACGAGAAGAAG GCCGGGAAGCTGGACCCCCACCTGGTTCTGGACCAGCTGAGGTGTAACGGGGTTCTGGAGGGGATCCGAATCTGCAGGCAGGGCTTCCCCAACCGGATCGTTTTTCAGGAGTTCAGGCAGAG GTACGAAATCCTCACCCCCAACGCCATTCCAAAGGGCTTCATGGACGGCAAACAGGCTTGTGTGCTCATG ATCAAAGCCCTGGAGCTGGACCCCAACCTGTACCGGATCGGCCAGAGCAAAGTGTTCTTCCGTGCTGGTGTGCTTGCCCACCTGGAGGAGGAGCGTGACATGAAGATCACAGACGTCATCATCACCTTCCAGGCCTGGTGCCGCGGTTACGTTGCCCGCAA GGCGTTTGCTAAGAGGCAGCAGCAGCTCACTGCCATGAAAGTGATCCAGAGGAACTGTGCGGCCTACCTGAAGCTCAGGAACTGGCAGTGGTGGCGACTCTTCACCAAG GTGAAGCCACTGCTGCAGGTGAGCaggcaggaggaggagatgCAGGCCAAGGATGAGGAGCTGTTGAAGATAAAGGAGAAGCACCTGAATGCGGAGCGGGTGATGCAGGAGATGGAGGAGAAACACATGCAG CTGAATGCGGAGAAGCAGGCCCTGCaggagcagctgcaggcggAGACGGAGCTGTGCGCCGAGGCTGAGGAGATGCGGTCCCGGCTGGCGTCCAAgaagcaggagctggaggagatccTGCACGACCTGGAGGCCCgcgtggaggaggaggaggagcgggCCAACCACCTGCAGactgagaagaagaagatgcaGCAGAACATCACG GATTTGGAGCAGCAGCTGGATGAGGAGGAAGGGGCCAGGCAGAAGCTGCAGCTAGAGAAGGTCACCTTGGAGGCTAAGATGAAGAAGTTTGAGGAGGACGTCATGATTCTGGACGACCAGAATAACAAACTCCAAAAG GagaaaaaacttatggaagagAGGGTCTCCGAATTTACCACCAACCTGGCGGAAGAGGAGGAGAAGTCAAAGAGCTTGCAGAAGCTCAAGAACAAACATGAGGCAATGATCACTGACCTGGAGG ACCGTCTGCGCAAGGAGGAGAAGCTGCggcaggagctggagaagaacCGACGCAAGCTGGAAGGCGACTCCACCGAGCAGAGTGACCAGATCGCCGAGCTGCAGGCCCAAATCGCCGAGCTTCGTGCCCAACTGGCCaagaaggaggaggagctgcAGGCTGCTCTGGCCAG GATTGAAGAGGAGGCGGCCCAGAAGAACCAAGCTCAGAAGAAGATCCGTGAGCTGGAGGCACAGCTGTCCGAGCTTCAGGAGGACCTGGAGCTGGAGAAGGTAGCCCGCGCCAAGGCCGAGAAGCATCGGCGGGACCTGGCCGAGGAGCTGGAGGCCCTGAAGACGGAGCTGGAGGACACGCTGGACTCCACCGCGGCCCAGCAGGAGCTCAG GACCAAACGCGAGATGGAGGTGACGCACCTTAAGAAGACACTGGAGGACGACGCCCGGGTCCACGAGCAGCAGCTAATGGAGGTGCGGCAGAAGCACAGCCAAGCCTTCGACGAACTCAAcgagcagctggagcaggccAAGCGG AACAAGGTGTCCGTGGACAAAACCAAGCAGGCCCTGGAGAGCGAGCGCAACGACCTAACCATCGAGGTGCAGACGCTGATGTCGGGCAAGACGGAGTCGGAGCAGCGCAGGAAGAAGGCGGAGGCGCAGGTGCAGGAGCTGCAGGTCAAGTTCGTGGAGAGCGAGAAGAGCCGCACCGAGCTGTCCGAGCGCATGACGAAGCTGCAG GTGGAGCTGGAGAATGCCAACACTCTGCTCAGCGAGGCTGACAGCAAGTCCATCAAGGCCCTGAAAGACTGCTCCTCTGTGGAGTCGCAGCTCCAGGACATACAG GAGCTGCTTACGGAGGAGACGCGGCAGAAGCTGTCGCAGTCCACAAGATTACGGCAGCTGGAAGATGAGCACCACAGCCTGCGGGAGCAgctggaggaagaggaagagatgAAGAAGAATGCCGAGAAGCAGATCTCCGCCCTGCAGACTCAG CTGACCGACGTGAAGAAGAAGGCCGATCAGGAGGCGAGCACCCTGGAAAACACGGAGGAGATACGGAAACGGCTGCAGCGCGACGTGGAAGGGATCACCCAGCGCTTTGATGAGAAGTGCTCCGCCTACGACAAGATGGAGAAGACCAAGACCCGCCTGCAGCAGGAGCTGGACGACCTGACAGTGGATCAGGACCACCTGAGGCAGATCGTGTCCAACCTGGAGAAGAAGCAGAAGAAGTTTGACCAG ATGCTCGCAGAGGAGAAGTCCATCTCGAGCCGCTATGCAGAGGAGCGGGACCGGGCGGAGGCGGAAGCCAGGGAGAAGGAGACGCGGGCCCTGGCACTGGCCCGCGAGCTGGAGACGCTCATAGACTCCAAGGAGGAGGTGGAACGTGCGAACAAGCTACTCCGTGCTGAGATGGAGGACCTGGTCTCCTCAAAGGATGATGTGGGCAAGAAT GTCCATGAGCTGGAGAAGTCCAAGCGAGGCATGGAGCAGCAACTGGAGGAGATGAGGAcccagctggaggagctggaggacgaGCTGCAGGCCACTGAGGACGCCAAGCTGCGGTTGGAGGTCAACATGCAAGCCATGAAGGCCCAGTTCGAGCGTGACCTTCAGGGCAGAGATGAGACGGGCGAGGAGAAGAAGAGGCAGCTGGTCAAGCAG GTGCGGGAGATGGAGGTAGAGCTAGAAGATGAGCGGAAACAACGGACGATCGCTGTGGCAGCCCGCAGGAAGCTGGAGGTGGACCTCAAGGACCTGCAAGCTGCCATCGAAGCTGCCAACAAGAGCCGCGAAGAGGCCCTGAAGCAGCTGAAGAAGCTGCAG GCCCAGATGAAGGATGTACTCCGCGAGCTGGATGACACCCGCCTGTCCCGTGAGGAGATCCTGGCCCTGTCCAAGGAGAATGAGAAGAAGGTGAAGAACATGGAGGCTGACATAATCCAGCTGCAGGAG GAGCTGGCCGCGGCCGAAAGGATGAAGAGACAGGCTCAGCTGGAGAGAGACGAGCTGCAAGAGGAGATCAACAGCCAGGCTGGCAAGAA TTCACTGAATtcagaggagaggaggaggcTGGAGGCACGCATCAgcgagctggaggaggagctggaggaggagcagaacaCCTTGGAGCTCCTCAACGATCGCATGAAGAAGATACAAATGCAG TTCGATCAAGCCAATATCGAGCTGACCACAGAGCGCAGTACCTCCCAGCGCCTGGAGGGGGCACGCTCTCAGTTGGATCGCCAGAACAAGgagctgaagctgaagctgcaggagctggagaATACAGTCAGGGGCAAGTACAAGGCTTCCATCACCTCCTTGGAGGCCAAGATCGTCCAACTGGAGGAGCAGCTGGAGATGGAGAGCCG GGAGAGACAGCAGGCCAACAAGACGGTGCGTCGCACAGAGAAGAAGCTGAAGGAGGTCATTCTGCAGGTGGATGATGAGAGGAGGAACTCGGATCAGTTCAAAGACCAG TCAGAGAAGATGAGCAACCGTATGAAGCAGCTGAAACGGCAGCTGGAGGAGGCTGAGGACGAGGCGCAGAGGGCGCACGCCTATCGCAGGAAGCTGCAGAGGGAGCTGGAAGATGCAACTGAGTCTGCTGACCACATGAACCGTGAGGTCAGCAGCCTGAAGAGCAAGCTCAG ggGCAACTTGCCGTTCGATTTCCGTAAAATCACTCGACCAAGACTGGAGAGCGACGAGGAAACGGAGACCAAGGGTGAACCAACGGAGAAGCCAGAGTGA
- the LOC111856335 gene encoding myosin-9-like isoform X2, whose product MSDADKFLYVDRNLVNNPLVQADWATKKLVWVPSERLGFEAGSIKEERGDECVVELADSGKKITVNKDDIQKMNPPKFSKVEDMAELTCLNEASVLHNLKERYYSGLIYTYSGLFCVVINPYRNLPIYSEEIVEMYRGKKRHEMPPHIYAITDTAYRSMMQDREDQSILCTGESGAGKTENTKKVIQYLAHVASSHKTKKDQGELEKQLLQANPILEAFGNAKTVKNDNSSRFGKFIRINFDVNGYIVGANIETYLLEKSRAIRQAKDERTFHMFYYMLSGAGDKLRSELCLEGFNKYRFLSNGLVTIPGQQDKDLYTETMESMKIMSIPEDEQIGMLRVVSAVLQLGNISFKKERHSDQASMPDDTAAQKVCHLMGMNVTDFTRSILSPRIKVGRDYVQKAQTQEQAEFAVEALAKATYERLFRWLVMRINKALDKTKRQGASFIGILDIAGFEIFELNSFEQLCINYTNEKLQQLFNHTMFILEQEEYQREGIEWSFIDFGLDLQPCIDLIEKPASPPGILALLDEECWFPKATDKSFVEKVGQEQGTHPKFHKPKKLKDEADFCIMHYAGKVDYKADEWLMKNMDPLNDNVATLLNQSSDKFMSELWKDVDRIVGLDKVAGMSESIPGAFKTRKGMFRTVGQLYKEQLSKLMATLRNTNPNFVRCIIPNHEKKAGKLDPHLVLDQLRCNGVLEGIRICRQGFPNRIVFQEFRQRYEILTPNAIPKGFMDGKQACVLMIKALELDPNLYRIGQSKVFFRAGVLAHLEEERDMKITDVIITFQAWCRGYVARKAFAKRQQQLTAMKVIQRNCAAYLKLRNWQWWRLFTKVKPLLQVSRQEEEMQAKDEELLKIKEKHLNAERVMQEMEEKHMQLNAEKQALQEQLQAETELCAEAEEMRSRLASKKQELEEILHDLEARVEEEEERANHLQTEKKKMQQNITDLEQQLDEEEGARQKLQLEKVTLEAKMKKFEEDVMILDDQNNKLQKEKKLMEERVSEFTTNLAEEEEKSKSLQKLKNKHEAMITDLEDRLRKEEKLRQELEKNRRKLEGDSTEQSDQIAELQAQIAELRAQLAKKEEELQAALARIEEEAAQKNQAQKKIRELEAQLSELQEDLELEKVARAKAEKHRRDLAEELEALKTELEDTLDSTAAQQELRTKREMEVTHLKKTLEDDARVHEQQLMEVRQKHSQAFDELNEQLEQAKRNKVSVDKTKQALESERNDLTIEVQTLMSGKTESEQRRKKAEAQVQELQVKFVESEKSRTELSERMTKLQVELENANTLLSEADSKSIKALKDCSSVESQLQDIQELLTEETRQKLSQSTRLRQLEDEHHSLREQLEEEEEMKKNAEKQISALQTQLTDVKKKADQEASTLENTEEIRKRLQRDVEGITQRFDEKCSAYDKMEKTKTRLQQELDDLTVDQDHLRQIVSNLEKKQKKFDQMLAEEKSISSRYAEERDRAEAEAREKETRALALARELETLIDSKEEVERANKLLRAEMEDLVSSKDDVGKNVHELEKSKRGMEQQLEEMRTQLEELEDELQATEDAKLRLEVNMQAMKAQFERDLQGRDETGEEKKRQLVKQVREMEVELEDERKQRTIAVAARRKLEVDLKDLQAAIEAANKSREEALKQLKKLQAQMKDVLRELDDTRLSREEILALSKENEKKVKNMEADIIQLQEELAAAERMKRQAQLERDELQEEINSQAGKNSLNSEERRRLEARISELEEELEEEQNTLELLNDRMKKIQMQFDQANIELTTERSTSQRLEGARSQLDRQNKELKLKLQELENTVRGKYKASITSLEAKIVQLEEQLEMESRERQQANKTVRRTEKKLKEVILQVDDERRNSDQFKDQSEKMSNRMKQLKRQLEEAEDEAQRAHAYRRKLQRELEDATESADHMNREVSSLKSKLRGNLPFDFRKITRPRLESDEETETKGEPTEKPE is encoded by the exons ACCTACTCGGGGCTCTTCTGCGTGGTGATCAACCCCTACAGGAACCTGCCCATCTACTCCGAGGAGATCGTCGAGATGTACAGGGGCAAGAAGAGGCACGAGATGCCCCCCCACATCTACGCCATTACAGACACAGCCTAccgcagcatgatgcagg ACCGCGAGGACCAGTCCATCCTCTGCAC AGGGGAATCGGGAGCTGGAAAGACGGAGAACACCAAGAAGGTCATCCAATACCTGGCTCACGTGGCCTCGTCCCACAAGACTAAGAAAGACCAG GGGGAGCTGGAGAAACAACTGCTGCAGGCCAACCCCATCCTAGAAGCCTTTGGTAATGCCAAGACAGTGAAGAATGACAACTCTTCACGATTC GGAAAATTCATCAGGATCAATTTCGACGTCAACGGTTACATAGTCGGAGCAAACATCGAGACCT ACTTACTGGAGAAGTCACGCGCCATTCGGCAGGCCAAGGACGAGAGGACATTTCACATGTTCTACTACATGCTGTCAGGAGCAGGGGACAAGTTACGCT CGGAGCTTTGTCTGGAGGGCTTCAACAAGTACCGCTTCCTGTCCAACGGTCTGGTGACCATCCCCGGTCAACAGGACAAGGACCTCTACACCGAGACCATGGAATCCATGAAGATCATGAGCATCCCAGAAGATGAGCAGATAG GAATGCTAAGGGTGGTATCAGCCGTGCTCCAGCTGGGGAACATATCCTTCAAGAAGGAACGTCACTCAGACCAGGCCTCCATGCCCGACGACACAG CCGCTCAGAAAGTCTGCCACCTGATGGGCATGAACGTGACCGACTTCACGCGCTCCATCCTGTCGCCGCGCATCAAGGTGGGCCGCGACTATGTGCAGAAGGCGCAGACGCAGGAGCAGGCCGAGTTCGCCGTGGAGGCTCTGGCCAAGGCCACCTACGAGCGCCTCTTCCGCTGGCTGGTCATGCGCATCAACAAGGCCCTGGACAAGACCAAGCGTCAGGGCGCCTCCTTCATCGGTATCCTGGACATTGCCGGCTTCGAGATCTTCGAG ttgaACTCGTTCGAGCAGCTGTGTATCAACTACACCAACGAGAAGCTGCAGCAGCTCTTCAACCACACCATGTTCATCCTGGAGCAGGAGGAGTACCAGCGGGAGGGCATCGAGTGGAGCTTCATCGACTTCGGCCTCGACCTGCAGCCCTGCATCGACCTCATCGAGAAGCCT GCCAGTCCCCCAGGTATCCTGGCCCTGCTGGACGAGGAGTGCTGGTTCCCCAAGGCCACAGACAAGAGCTTCGTGGAGAAGGTGGGCCAGGAACAGGGCACCCACCCCAAGTTCCACAAGCCCAAGAAACTGAAGGATGAAGCCGACTTCTGCATCATGCACTATGCCGGCAAG gtGGACTACAAGGCAGATGAGTGGCTGATGAAGaacatggaccctctgaatgacAACGTGGCCACGCTCCTTAACCAGTCCTCGGACAAGTTTATGTCTGAGCTGTGGAAAGACG tggatcGTATCGTGGGCCTGGACAAGGTGGCCGGCATGTCGGAGTCCATCCCCGGGGCCTTCAAGACACGCAAGGGCATGTTCCGCACGGTGGGCCAGCTCTACAAGGAGCAGCTGTCCAAGCTGATGGCCACGCTGAGGAACACAAACCCCAACTTCGTCCGCTGCATCATCCCCAACCACGAGAAGAAG GCCGGGAAGCTGGACCCCCACCTGGTTCTGGACCAGCTGAGGTGTAACGGGGTTCTGGAGGGGATCCGAATCTGCAGGCAGGGCTTCCCCAACCGGATCGTTTTTCAGGAGTTCAGGCAGAG GTACGAAATCCTCACCCCCAACGCCATTCCAAAGGGCTTCATGGACGGCAAACAGGCTTGTGTGCTCATG ATCAAAGCCCTGGAGCTGGACCCCAACCTGTACCGGATCGGCCAGAGCAAAGTGTTCTTCCGTGCTGGTGTGCTTGCCCACCTGGAGGAGGAGCGTGACATGAAGATCACAGACGTCATCATCACCTTCCAGGCCTGGTGCCGCGGTTACGTTGCCCGCAA GGCGTTTGCTAAGAGGCAGCAGCAGCTCACTGCCATGAAAGTGATCCAGAGGAACTGTGCGGCCTACCTGAAGCTCAGGAACTGGCAGTGGTGGCGACTCTTCACCAAG GTGAAGCCACTGCTGCAGGTGAGCaggcaggaggaggagatgCAGGCCAAGGATGAGGAGCTGTTGAAGATAAAGGAGAAGCACCTGAATGCGGAGCGGGTGATGCAGGAGATGGAGGAGAAACACATGCAG CTGAATGCGGAGAAGCAGGCCCTGCaggagcagctgcaggcggAGACGGAGCTGTGCGCCGAGGCTGAGGAGATGCGGTCCCGGCTGGCGTCCAAgaagcaggagctggaggagatccTGCACGACCTGGAGGCCCgcgtggaggaggaggaggagcgggCCAACCACCTGCAGactgagaagaagaagatgcaGCAGAACATCACG GATTTGGAGCAGCAGCTGGATGAGGAGGAAGGGGCCAGGCAGAAGCTGCAGCTAGAGAAGGTCACCTTGGAGGCTAAGATGAAGAAGTTTGAGGAGGACGTCATGATTCTGGACGACCAGAATAACAAACTCCAAAAG GagaaaaaacttatggaagagAGGGTCTCCGAATTTACCACCAACCTGGCGGAAGAGGAGGAGAAGTCAAAGAGCTTGCAGAAGCTCAAGAACAAACATGAGGCAATGATCACTGACCTGGAGG ACCGTCTGCGCAAGGAGGAGAAGCTGCggcaggagctggagaagaacCGACGCAAGCTGGAAGGCGACTCCACCGAGCAGAGTGACCAGATCGCCGAGCTGCAGGCCCAAATCGCCGAGCTTCGTGCCCAACTGGCCaagaaggaggaggagctgcAGGCTGCTCTGGCCAG GATTGAAGAGGAGGCGGCCCAGAAGAACCAAGCTCAGAAGAAGATCCGTGAGCTGGAGGCACAGCTGTCCGAGCTTCAGGAGGACCTGGAGCTGGAGAAGGTAGCCCGCGCCAAGGCCGAGAAGCATCGGCGGGACCTGGCCGAGGAGCTGGAGGCCCTGAAGACGGAGCTGGAGGACACGCTGGACTCCACCGCGGCCCAGCAGGAGCTCAG GACCAAACGCGAGATGGAGGTGACGCACCTTAAGAAGACACTGGAGGACGACGCCCGGGTCCACGAGCAGCAGCTAATGGAGGTGCGGCAGAAGCACAGCCAAGCCTTCGACGAACTCAAcgagcagctggagcaggccAAGCGG AACAAGGTGTCCGTGGACAAAACCAAGCAGGCCCTGGAGAGCGAGCGCAACGACCTAACCATCGAGGTGCAGACGCTGATGTCGGGCAAGACGGAGTCGGAGCAGCGCAGGAAGAAGGCGGAGGCGCAGGTGCAGGAGCTGCAGGTCAAGTTCGTGGAGAGCGAGAAGAGCCGCACCGAGCTGTCCGAGCGCATGACGAAGCTGCAG GTGGAGCTGGAGAATGCCAACACTCTGCTCAGCGAGGCTGACAGCAAGTCCATCAAGGCCCTGAAAGACTGCTCCTCTGTGGAGTCGCAGCTCCAGGACATACAG GAGCTGCTTACGGAGGAGACGCGGCAGAAGCTGTCGCAGTCCACAAGATTACGGCAGCTGGAAGATGAGCACCACAGCCTGCGGGAGCAgctggaggaagaggaagagatgAAGAAGAATGCCGAGAAGCAGATCTCCGCCCTGCAGACTCAG CTGACCGACGTGAAGAAGAAGGCCGATCAGGAGGCGAGCACCCTGGAAAACACGGAGGAGATACGGAAACGGCTGCAGCGCGACGTGGAAGGGATCACCCAGCGCTTTGATGAGAAGTGCTCCGCCTACGACAAGATGGAGAAGACCAAGACCCGCCTGCAGCAGGAGCTGGACGACCTGACAGTGGATCAGGACCACCTGAGGCAGATCGTGTCCAACCTGGAGAAGAAGCAGAAGAAGTTTGACCAG ATGCTCGCAGAGGAGAAGTCCATCTCGAGCCGCTATGCAGAGGAGCGGGACCGGGCGGAGGCGGAAGCCAGGGAGAAGGAGACGCGGGCCCTGGCACTGGCCCGCGAGCTGGAGACGCTCATAGACTCCAAGGAGGAGGTGGAACGTGCGAACAAGCTACTCCGTGCTGAGATGGAGGACCTGGTCTCCTCAAAGGATGATGTGGGCAAGAAT GTCCATGAGCTGGAGAAGTCCAAGCGAGGCATGGAGCAGCAACTGGAGGAGATGAGGAcccagctggaggagctggaggacgaGCTGCAGGCCACTGAGGACGCCAAGCTGCGGTTGGAGGTCAACATGCAAGCCATGAAGGCCCAGTTCGAGCGTGACCTTCAGGGCAGAGATGAGACGGGCGAGGAGAAGAAGAGGCAGCTGGTCAAGCAG GTGCGGGAGATGGAGGTAGAGCTAGAAGATGAGCGGAAACAACGGACGATCGCTGTGGCAGCCCGCAGGAAGCTGGAGGTGGACCTCAAGGACCTGCAAGCTGCCATCGAAGCTGCCAACAAGAGCCGCGAAGAGGCCCTGAAGCAGCTGAAGAAGCTGCAG GCCCAGATGAAGGATGTACTCCGCGAGCTGGATGACACCCGCCTGTCCCGTGAGGAGATCCTGGCCCTGTCCAAGGAGAATGAGAAGAAGGTGAAGAACATGGAGGCTGACATAATCCAGCTGCAGGAG GAGCTGGCCGCGGCCGAAAGGATGAAGAGACAGGCTCAGCTGGAGAGAGACGAGCTGCAAGAGGAGATCAACAGCCAGGCTGGCAAGAA TTCACTGAATtcagaggagaggaggaggcTGGAGGCACGCATCAgcgagctggaggaggagctggaggaggagcagaacaCCTTGGAGCTCCTCAACGATCGCATGAAGAAGATACAAATGCAG TTCGATCAAGCCAATATCGAGCTGACCACAGAGCGCAGTACCTCCCAGCGCCTGGAGGGGGCACGCTCTCAGTTGGATCGCCAGAACAAGgagctgaagctgaagctgcaggagctggagaATACAGTCAGGGGCAAGTACAAGGCTTCCATCACCTCCTTGGAGGCCAAGATCGTCCAACTGGAGGAGCAGCTGGAGATGGAGAGCCG GGAGAGACAGCAGGCCAACAAGACGGTGCGTCGCACAGAGAAGAAGCTGAAGGAGGTCATTCTGCAGGTGGATGATGAGAGGAGGAACTCGGATCAGTTCAAAGACCAG TCAGAGAAGATGAGCAACCGTATGAAGCAGCTGAAACGGCAGCTGGAGGAGGCTGAGGACGAGGCGCAGAGGGCGCACGCCTATCGCAGGAAGCTGCAGAGGGAGCTGGAAGATGCAACTGAGTCTGCTGACCACATGAACCGTGAGGTCAGCAGCCTGAAGAGCAAGCTCAG ggGCAACTTGCCGTTCGATTTCCGTAAAATCACTCGACCAAGACTGGAGAGCGACGAGGAAACGGAGACCAAGGGTGAACCAACGGAGAAGCCAGAGTGA